Proteins encoded within one genomic window of Brachybacterium muris:
- a CDS encoding WhiB family transcriptional regulator, translating to MTILAGTTTGIAADAEDRSWAARGACVSMDPDEFFVQGAEQHAVKTTCGGCPVRTQCLVDALENRIDFGVWGGMTERERRRLLRRHPDVVDWSAALAFATRAPARGQ from the coding sequence ATGACCATTCTGGCTGGAACCACCACGGGGATCGCGGCGGATGCCGAGGACCGCAGCTGGGCCGCTCGCGGCGCCTGCGTCTCCATGGATCCCGACGAATTCTTCGTCCAGGGCGCTGAGCAGCATGCCGTCAAGACCACCTGCGGCGGCTGCCCGGTGCGCACCCAGTGCCTGGTCGATGCGCTCGAGAACCGCATCGACTTCGGTGTGTGGGGCGGGATGACCGAGCGTGAGCGTCGGCGCCTCCTGCGCCGGCATCCCGACGTGGTGGACTGGTCTGCTGCCCTGGCCTTCGCCACCCGCGCACCCGCCCGCGGGCAGTGA